Proteins found in one Terribacillus sp. DMT04 genomic segment:
- the rnr gene encoding ribonuclease R, whose amino-acid sequence MDELKQKILAYLKDNAEKPMTVEEIEQQLELDEASEFTVLVKGLNELEAEGQLVRTRSNRFGLPEKLNLVRGKIQMHAKGFAFLIPDEEGVDDVYIHYSDLQSAMNKDVVLVRVENQAEGGQRREGKVVRILERAVAEVVGTYEDNGRFGFLIADDKRIPNDIFIPRGASGGATDGHKVIVRITKYPEGRMSAEGEVIQILGHKNDPGIDILSIIHKHGITTEFPPEVLEQAANTPETIDPSEIENRRDLRDMMTVTIDGADAKDLDDAVAVSKLENGNYRLVVSIADVSYYVEEGSPIDVEALERATSVYLVDRVIPMIPHRLSNGICSLNPQVDRLTLTCDMQITPQGEVVEHEIYQSVIKTNERMTYGDVNRILLEDDQELQSRYETLVPMFHHMEDLAAILRNKRMDRGAIDFDFPEARVAVDEEGKAMDVVLRERSVAEKLIEEFMLAANETVAEHFHWLDVPFIHRVHQDPDPDKLQHFFEFITSLGYTVRGSSADIHPQTLQKIVERVRGTQEEMIINRLMLRSMQQAKYDPQGLGHFGLATKFYTHFTSPIRRYPDLIVHRLIRTYAVNEQLDKKTQDHWKDRMPEIARQSSERERAAVDAERETDDLKKAEYMQDKIGEEFDGVISSVTGFGLFVELPNTIEGLVHVSYLTDDFYHFDDRRYAMVGERTGNQFRIGDEITVRVVKVNIEERVIDFEVVGMKPRKPRENRDRPTIIKAEKKNKPGDHRPPKNKGKRKPPAKGKKSKKRNTRKRP is encoded by the coding sequence ATGGACGAATTAAAACAGAAAATATTAGCTTATCTTAAAGATAACGCAGAAAAACCAATGACCGTAGAAGAAATCGAGCAGCAGCTGGAGCTTGATGAAGCAAGTGAATTCACTGTTCTTGTCAAAGGACTGAATGAATTAGAGGCAGAGGGACAGCTTGTACGCACAAGAAGCAATCGCTTCGGTCTTCCGGAAAAGCTGAATTTGGTGCGAGGGAAGATTCAGATGCATGCAAAAGGATTTGCCTTCCTTATCCCAGATGAAGAGGGAGTGGACGATGTTTACATCCACTATTCCGATTTGCAGTCTGCGATGAATAAAGATGTAGTACTTGTACGTGTGGAGAACCAAGCGGAAGGCGGACAGCGCCGTGAGGGGAAAGTTGTTCGTATTCTGGAGCGTGCAGTTGCGGAAGTTGTCGGCACATATGAAGATAATGGCCGATTTGGCTTTTTAATCGCAGATGATAAACGAATCCCAAATGATATCTTCATTCCGCGCGGCGCTTCAGGCGGAGCGACGGATGGTCATAAAGTTATTGTCCGTATTACGAAGTATCCAGAAGGCCGAATGAGTGCAGAAGGTGAAGTTATTCAAATACTTGGTCATAAAAATGACCCAGGCATTGATATCCTTTCTATCATTCATAAACATGGCATCACGACGGAGTTTCCGCCAGAAGTCTTAGAACAAGCTGCAAATACACCAGAAACAATTGATCCTAGTGAAATAGAAAACCGCCGGGATTTGCGGGACATGATGACTGTAACAATTGATGGTGCAGATGCGAAAGACTTGGATGATGCGGTTGCCGTTAGTAAGCTGGAGAATGGCAATTATCGTTTAGTCGTATCAATTGCAGATGTTTCTTATTATGTAGAAGAAGGTTCACCGATTGACGTAGAAGCATTGGAACGGGCAACGAGTGTTTATCTTGTTGACCGAGTAATTCCGATGATCCCGCATCGACTTTCTAACGGTATTTGTTCCCTAAATCCACAAGTCGATCGTCTGACACTTACGTGTGATATGCAGATCACACCGCAAGGGGAAGTTGTGGAGCACGAGATTTACCAAAGTGTCATTAAAACAAATGAGCGAATGACATACGGTGATGTAAACAGAATCTTACTTGAAGATGACCAGGAATTACAATCCCGTTATGAAACACTTGTTCCAATGTTCCACCACATGGAAGATTTGGCTGCCATTCTTCGGAATAAACGAATGGACCGCGGCGCAATTGACTTTGATTTCCCAGAAGCGCGTGTAGCTGTGGATGAGGAAGGCAAAGCAATGGATGTTGTGCTTCGCGAGCGTTCTGTCGCGGAGAAGCTGATTGAAGAATTCATGCTCGCTGCCAACGAAACGGTCGCAGAGCATTTCCATTGGCTGGATGTGCCGTTTATCCACCGGGTGCACCAAGACCCAGACCCAGATAAATTGCAGCATTTCTTCGAATTCATTACAAGCCTTGGTTATACAGTAAGAGGATCTTCGGCAGATATTCATCCGCAAACATTGCAGAAGATTGTAGAACGTGTCAGAGGTACGCAAGAAGAAATGATTATTAACCGTCTGATGCTGCGCTCGATGCAGCAAGCGAAATATGACCCGCAAGGCTTGGGGCATTTTGGGTTGGCAACAAAATTCTATACGCACTTCACATCGCCAATCCGCCGTTATCCGGATTTGATTGTGCATCGTTTAATTCGCACATATGCTGTGAACGAACAGCTGGATAAAAAGACGCAAGATCATTGGAAAGATCGGATGCCGGAAATTGCTCGGCAGTCTTCTGAGCGAGAACGCGCGGCTGTAGACGCCGAGAGAGAAACGGATGATCTGAAGAAAGCGGAATATATGCAAGATAAGATTGGTGAAGAGTTCGACGGTGTTATCAGCTCTGTAACAGGCTTCGGTCTATTCGTTGAGCTGCCAAACACAATTGAAGGCCTTGTGCACGTTAGCTATCTGACAGATGACTTCTATCACTTTGATGACCGCCGTTATGCTATGGTCGGCGAGCGGACAGGCAACCAATTCCGTATTGGAGATGAAATAACCGTACGAGTAGTGAAGGTCAACATCGAAGAGCGCGTAATTGATTTCGAAGTCGTTGGCATGAAACCGCGTAAGCCGCGGGAAAATCGAGACCGCCCTACGATTATTAAAGCCGAAAAGAAAAATAAGCCGGGTGACCATCGTCCGCCGAAAAATAAAGGCAAACGAAAGCCGCCTGCAAAAGGTAAGAAGAGTAAAAAGCGCAATACAAGAAAACGACCATAA
- a CDS encoding glycosyltransferase, with amino-acid sequence MSIGVVLPVYNQQAAYVYECIEAMEKQVYRDFKLIIVIDGANQDTVEAVYKASRSLTIPYRIIYRKKNMGISYSLNEGFSYLTDCPYLTWISIDNRQNPLFLLTLYNHMKRAPEDTVLLYSYYWLINEEGQRFADAEQWLRTMETLMNRDKEEIMSICFIGASFLFRQSAYKKAGGYDPDYGVVSDYEFWIRLLEQGEIGLIRDPLMEYRVNGALSLTTITGPQGLYLQSMNASLDHRKKRKDIPDVTILITARNQGAYINTCLNSVLNQTHTKIHIVAVDIGSTDNTLQKITSVNDPRIIPLHIKDGTKAEALNVGLRYALGKYVLELDGDDWLDEKAVEIMLAEFSKLDKSYGLLYANKKIWYDNPSSGLQEGKIVSGPEYTDKIHVLSDVQCPSPRMYRKSALDKLGGWQEEINGENLLEAADYMMFCRMADSFKIHWLNSTLYHERVFDDAADKTLRNYQIRAVVQYLLQQWDNISIPAFKTEGDSITKIYLQ; translated from the coding sequence ATGTCTATTGGAGTTGTCTTACCTGTATATAATCAGCAAGCAGCGTACGTTTATGAATGTATAGAAGCAATGGAAAAACAAGTCTACCGCGATTTTAAATTAATCATTGTTATTGATGGTGCCAATCAAGATACTGTTGAAGCTGTTTACAAAGCTTCCAGAAGCTTGACGATACCTTACAGAATCATATACCGGAAGAAAAATATGGGTATCTCTTATTCTTTAAATGAAGGATTTTCTTATCTAACCGATTGCCCGTATCTTACATGGATATCAATCGATAATCGGCAAAACCCACTATTTCTGCTTACACTCTATAACCATATGAAACGTGCACCTGAAGATACTGTACTGCTCTATTCTTACTACTGGCTAATCAATGAAGAAGGTCAGCGCTTTGCAGATGCAGAACAATGGTTGCGAACGATGGAAACGCTGATGAATCGAGATAAAGAAGAAATAATGTCTATCTGTTTTATTGGCGCTTCTTTTCTATTTCGGCAATCTGCTTACAAAAAAGCGGGCGGATATGATCCAGACTATGGCGTCGTATCTGATTACGAGTTTTGGATCCGGCTGCTTGAGCAAGGTGAGATCGGTTTGATACGCGATCCGCTGATGGAATATAGAGTTAATGGCGCTTTATCACTTACAACCATCACCGGCCCTCAAGGATTATATTTGCAAAGTATGAACGCAAGCTTAGATCATCGCAAAAAACGGAAAGATATTCCTGATGTGACCATTCTAATCACAGCACGCAATCAAGGCGCTTACATTAACACATGCTTAAACAGTGTATTAAATCAGACGCACACTAAGATTCATATTGTCGCCGTTGATATTGGTTCCACAGATAATACCCTGCAGAAGATAACAAGTGTGAATGACCCGCGTATCATACCGCTTCATATTAAGGACGGTACAAAAGCGGAAGCTCTAAATGTTGGTTTACGATATGCACTTGGTAAATATGTACTCGAATTAGACGGAGATGACTGGCTGGATGAGAAGGCCGTCGAAATCATGTTGGCTGAATTTAGCAAGCTGGATAAATCCTATGGCTTATTATATGCCAACAAAAAGATTTGGTATGATAACCCGTCTTCCGGATTGCAGGAAGGGAAGATAGTAAGCGGACCAGAATATACCGATAAAATTCACGTACTTAGCGATGTACAATGCCCCAGTCCGCGGATGTACCGCAAGTCGGCCTTAGATAAACTAGGCGGATGGCAAGAAGAAATAAATGGGGAAAACTTACTGGAGGCTGCAGATTATATGATGTTCTGTCGAATGGCCGATTCATTTAAAATTCATTGGCTCAATTCCACACTCTATCATGAAAGAGTATTCGATGATGCTGCGGATAAGACCTTACGAAATTATCAGATTCGAGCTGTCGTGCAGTACCTCCTTCAGCAATGGGATAATATAAGCATCCCTGCGTTTAAGACAGAAGGCGATTCTATCACTAAAATTTATCTTCAGTAA
- the smpB gene encoding SsrA-binding protein SmpB, which translates to MAKGHGKVLAQNKKANFDYAIEETLEAGIVLQGTEIKSIRAGRVNLKDSFARIDRGEVKIINMHISPYEQGNRFNHDPTRTRKLLLHRKQIDKLIGQTQQQGYSLVPIKMYIKDGFAKILLGVGRGKKKYDKREDLKKKQMKRDVDRAMRERD; encoded by the coding sequence ATGGCTAAAGGACATGGTAAAGTACTTGCACAGAATAAGAAAGCCAATTTCGATTATGCGATTGAAGAAACACTCGAAGCGGGCATCGTGTTACAAGGAACTGAAATTAAATCAATCCGGGCTGGCCGGGTGAACCTAAAAGATAGCTTCGCGCGAATTGACCGCGGAGAAGTGAAAATCATTAACATGCATATTTCGCCTTATGAACAAGGCAATCGATTCAATCATGATCCAACTCGTACTCGGAAATTGCTGCTGCATCGCAAGCAGATCGACAAATTGATTGGACAAACACAGCAGCAAGGCTATTCGCTCGTACCAATAAAAATGTACATTAAAGATGGTTTTGCGAAGATTTTGCTTGGTGTCGGAAGAGGAAAGAAGAAATACGACAAGCGGGAAGACTTGAAGAAGAAGCAAATGAAACGTGATGTTGACCGCGCCATGCGGGAACGTGATTAA
- a CDS encoding DeoR/GlpR family DNA-binding transcription regulator: MLTPERQELILQMLQEQRNVTIPEFSEATNASVSTIRRDLIELEKKQLLTRVHGGATITSSLSYEMSYTEKETRNKTGKQAIADFAASLVGENDCIFLDAGTTANAMIPYLTGKNVTVVTNGLTHLEALYEKDITVYVTGGLVKDKTRTLIGRGALAALSQYRFDKCFLGTNGVHPDNGYTTPDPEEASIKRQAMLRSNETFILADRSKLGETTFAHIADLSEATLIVDSINTKVQAAYEKLTSLKVVDS; this comes from the coding sequence ATGCTTACACCTGAGCGCCAGGAATTAATCCTGCAGATGTTGCAAGAACAGCGAAATGTAACGATACCGGAGTTTTCAGAAGCAACGAATGCTTCTGTTTCAACAATACGCCGGGACTTAATCGAGCTGGAAAAGAAACAGCTCCTGACTCGTGTCCACGGCGGCGCGACAATTACTTCCTCTCTCAGCTATGAAATGAGCTATACGGAGAAAGAAACGCGTAATAAAACCGGCAAACAAGCAATTGCTGACTTTGCTGCCAGCCTTGTTGGCGAGAACGATTGCATCTTTCTTGATGCTGGAACGACAGCGAATGCCATGATTCCTTACTTAACCGGCAAAAATGTAACCGTCGTCACAAATGGCCTCACGCATTTAGAGGCACTCTACGAAAAAGATATCACGGTGTATGTAACCGGTGGATTAGTAAAGGATAAGACGAGAACTCTGATCGGAAGAGGCGCTCTAGCAGCACTTTCGCAATACCGGTTTGATAAATGCTTTCTAGGTACAAATGGCGTACATCCAGACAATGGATACACAACTCCAGATCCGGAAGAAGCATCCATTAAGCGCCAAGCTATGCTCCGCTCAAATGAAACATTTATACTGGCCGACCGCAGCAAGCTTGGCGAGACAACGTTTGCTCATATAGCAGATTTGTCCGAAGCCACGCTTATCGTTGACTCTATTAACACAAAGGTGCAGGCAGCATACGAGAAACTTACTTCATTAAAGGTTGTGGACTCATGA
- a CDS encoding nuclear transport factor 2 family protein: MNQTVITLTTGEKIYTIASEEQILQQITNNQGLMNKAFVVIGDVHIATAHIVKIEGPKQKQEEFVHPPEKTEQAEEINKTEHTGKKEDNQNQIELLEQELREAMQTRDIFALDTLLHDDLVFVNHEGTYITKEMDLEAHRTLAVRFTKVSCSDLQIKPTKDGAVTISKVRLEGQEGEAKIEGDFIYTRVWQLIGEEYQVIAGHCTKL; encoded by the coding sequence ATGAATCAAACAGTTATAACATTAACGACTGGAGAAAAAATTTATACAATTGCATCAGAAGAGCAGATACTGCAGCAAATCACCAACAACCAAGGCTTGATGAATAAAGCTTTTGTGGTGATAGGAGATGTACATATTGCAACAGCGCATATAGTGAAAATAGAAGGTCCAAAACAGAAACAGGAAGAATTTGTTCATCCTCCGGAAAAGACTGAACAAGCTGAAGAAATAAACAAAACGGAACATACAGGGAAAAAAGAGGATAATCAAAATCAAATAGAACTGCTGGAGCAAGAGCTGCGAGAAGCAATGCAAACACGCGATATTTTTGCATTGGATACGCTATTGCACGATGACCTTGTATTTGTTAATCATGAAGGAACCTATATAACGAAAGAGATGGATTTAGAAGCGCATCGCACACTTGCTGTACGTTTTACCAAAGTCTCTTGTTCTGATCTGCAGATTAAACCAACAAAGGATGGTGCGGTAACCATTTCCAAGGTTCGTTTAGAGGGGCAAGAAGGAGAAGCGAAAATCGAAGGAGATTTCATTTATACTCGCGTGTGGCAGCTGATAGGGGAGGAGTATCAAGTTATCGCTGGTCATTGTACAAAGCTATAA
- the map gene encoding type I methionyl aminopeptidase, whose protein sequence is MIAKTEEDFNGLKEIGKIVGSIRNELVQRTVPGVTTKELDDIAGELFAKEGAVSAPKSEYDFPGYTCISVNDEVAHGIPGNRVIAEGDLVNVDVSGSKNGYFADTGISFVVGEGDEMKTKVCDVAKKAFEAGLQKAKPGSKKSGIGRAVFQTARQHDLTVIKNLTGHGIGRTIHEAPDHIYNFKETFDDELLKDGMVIAFEPFISTLEEEVYQKDDDWTYATEKSYVAQIEHTLILTKDGPIIVTL, encoded by the coding sequence ATGATCGCAAAAACAGAAGAAGACTTTAATGGTTTAAAGGAAATTGGTAAAATTGTTGGTTCGATTAGAAATGAATTGGTACAAAGAACCGTTCCGGGTGTAACGACGAAAGAACTTGATGATATAGCAGGAGAGCTTTTTGCTAAAGAAGGAGCAGTTTCAGCTCCAAAAAGTGAATATGATTTCCCGGGCTATACGTGTATTAGTGTGAATGATGAAGTGGCACATGGTATTCCTGGAAATCGCGTTATCGCTGAAGGAGATTTAGTGAATGTAGATGTTTCCGGCTCAAAAAATGGTTATTTTGCTGATACAGGAATCTCCTTTGTAGTAGGTGAAGGAGACGAAATGAAAACGAAAGTATGCGACGTTGCTAAAAAAGCATTCGAAGCAGGTCTTCAAAAAGCGAAACCAGGTTCTAAAAAAAGCGGAATCGGAAGAGCGGTATTCCAGACAGCAAGACAGCATGATTTAACTGTTATAAAAAACCTTACAGGTCACGGCATTGGTCGTACAATCCATGAAGCCCCTGATCATATTTATAATTTTAAAGAAACATTTGATGATGAGTTATTAAAGGATGGCATGGTTATCGCGTTCGAACCGTTTATTTCGACATTGGAAGAAGAAGTTTACCAAAAAGACGACGACTGGACGTATGCGACAGAAAAAAGCTATGTAGCGCAAATTGAACATACGCTTATCCTTACTAAAGATGGTCCGATTATTGTTACGCTGTAA
- the wecB gene encoding non-hydrolyzing UDP-N-acetylglucosamine 2-epimerase, translating to MKLAFILGTRPEGIKLAPIISKLKQERDFSSLVIHTGQHTNLLDDVLNIFSIQPDYQLSLMKPNQSAEQVIAAAIPVIADILKAEKPDMVAVVGDTATTFAAAFAAFHIQIPVMHIEAGLRTYDHYTPFPEEMYRQLVTRIAAVHFAPTEQNKQNLLQEKIDASNIHVVGNPVIDALFYIQNYAPSSMSNLEHMINAERKLILLTTHRRENMKSMQYIYEAINQMLNYYDDVEVIFPVHPNPNVRKQVHSFLHAHNRLHIIDPIDYVSFTHLYSHAYLVITDSGGIQEEAPAFDVPVVVTRSSTERTEGVKAGTLILAGTEKQTIKKAIDTLLTDASYYQRTAAAANPYGDGRTSERIVKWLKKYKTTL from the coding sequence ATGAAACTTGCTTTTATATTAGGCACCCGTCCAGAAGGTATTAAGCTTGCCCCTATTATTAGCAAACTGAAACAAGAACGTGATTTTTCTTCACTTGTCATCCATACTGGACAGCATACCAATCTGCTGGATGACGTTTTAAACATATTTTCCATCCAGCCAGATTATCAGCTGTCTCTTATGAAACCAAACCAATCCGCTGAACAAGTAATTGCTGCCGCTATCCCTGTTATCGCTGACATACTAAAGGCAGAGAAACCAGATATGGTGGCTGTAGTAGGTGATACAGCTACTACATTTGCTGCTGCCTTTGCAGCCTTTCACATTCAGATACCTGTCATGCATATAGAAGCTGGGTTACGTACGTATGATCACTATACACCGTTTCCGGAAGAAATGTATCGGCAGCTTGTAACCCGAATCGCTGCTGTTCATTTCGCTCCAACAGAACAAAACAAACAAAACCTGCTTCAAGAAAAAATTGACGCAAGTAACATACACGTAGTCGGCAATCCCGTCATTGACGCGCTTTTCTACATACAAAATTATGCCCCCTCCTCGATGAGTAACCTGGAACATATGATAAACGCCGAACGAAAGCTAATTCTTCTGACTACGCATCGACGAGAGAACATGAAAAGCATGCAATATATTTATGAAGCGATAAATCAGATGCTCAACTATTATGACGATGTAGAAGTGATTTTCCCAGTGCACCCTAACCCAAATGTAAGAAAACAAGTACACTCCTTTCTTCATGCGCACAACCGCCTGCACATAATTGACCCAATAGATTATGTCTCTTTCACCCACCTGTACAGTCACGCCTATCTTGTCATTACCGATTCAGGCGGCATTCAGGAAGAAGCACCTGCTTTCGACGTGCCAGTTGTTGTAACACGTTCTTCCACCGAAAGAACAGAAGGTGTAAAAGCCGGAACTCTAATCCTGGCAGGTACAGAAAAACAAACAATCAAGAAAGCGATAGATACCTTACTAACGGATGCTTCATACTATCAACGCACAGCTGCGGCTGCAAATCCTTATGGGGATGGCAGAACGAGTGAGCGTATTGTTAAGTGGCTGAAGAAATACAAAACAACTTTATAA
- a CDS encoding GNAT family N-acetyltransferase, whose protein sequence is MTAIRQLTRNDYQQVLDMQTGIEDDYVIRLFPQLIENPAQTLYGLETEGRLAAVAGVVRMPNGNGILGRLRSDIRYQSNGHATALLQKIIADCEQNSNMHWVGAITQKSNMPAQRVLDKLGLQQADQFISLLMESPDMTLAAGAQPWQQVTGNEAKRDAIEQAVLETQRAFYPYEAYFPIPFASAVLEDDYLEQLAVFQDPNSSKMMALQEDYKGRALAQIQYFWSDLFEQDGLWAAVFDYINKSDKLLTPQVDVSPETASSMPDAFKPCFVANDDPWLIYGISI, encoded by the coding sequence ATGACTGCAATTAGACAATTAACAAGGAACGACTACCAGCAAGTGCTCGATATGCAGACAGGCATCGAAGACGATTATGTAATTCGCCTCTTCCCGCAGCTGATTGAAAATCCAGCGCAAACGTTATACGGCTTGGAGACAGAAGGAAGATTGGCTGCGGTAGCGGGCGTCGTTCGGATGCCTAACGGCAATGGTATTCTCGGCAGATTACGCAGTGATATCCGGTACCAATCAAATGGACATGCCACTGCACTGCTGCAGAAAATAATCGCTGATTGTGAGCAGAATTCAAATATGCATTGGGTTGGAGCGATTACGCAAAAGTCCAATATGCCCGCACAGCGTGTACTGGATAAGCTCGGCTTGCAGCAGGCTGACCAGTTTATCAGTTTATTAATGGAGTCTCCTGACATGACGCTTGCTGCAGGAGCACAGCCGTGGCAGCAAGTCACAGGTAACGAAGCTAAACGCGATGCGATTGAGCAAGCTGTCCTGGAAACACAACGCGCTTTTTACCCATATGAAGCGTACTTTCCAATCCCTTTCGCTTCCGCGGTTTTAGAAGATGATTATCTGGAACAGCTTGCTGTATTCCAAGATCCAAATTCCAGTAAGATGATGGCGTTACAAGAAGATTACAAAGGCAGAGCACTTGCTCAGATTCAGTATTTCTGGTCCGATTTATTTGAACAGGATGGTCTATGGGCTGCAGTGTTCGATTATATAAACAAGTCAGACAAGCTGCTCACCCCTCAAGTAGACGTGTCCCCGGAGACTGCCTCCAGCATGCCTGACGCTTTTAAACCTTGCTTTGTCGCTAATGATGACCCTTGGCTGATTTACGGTATATCTATTTGA
- a CDS encoding carboxylesterase, whose protein sequence is MVTMKQPEPFTFEGKGDRAVLLLHGFTGHSADVRMMGRFLSSKGYTAHAPIYRGHGKSPDDIVASSSAEWWEDVQAAFQLLKDKGYEKIAVAGLSLGGVLGLKLAYSYPVRGVVTMCSPMFFDNETQLNKGFKLFARQYKQFQGKDNQAIEEELAELMEAPATADMFQRLGAFITDVSKHVDEIYAPLFVVQATEDQMINTDSATYIYDQAESDQKEIKWYENSAHVITMGKEKEQLHEDVYQFLESLDWE, encoded by the coding sequence ATGGTAACAATGAAACAGCCAGAACCGTTTACTTTTGAAGGAAAAGGAGATCGTGCCGTTTTATTGCTACATGGCTTCACAGGTCATTCGGCAGACGTACGGATGATGGGGCGTTTTCTTTCAAGCAAAGGTTATACAGCTCATGCGCCAATCTATCGCGGGCATGGTAAGTCGCCTGATGACATCGTCGCTTCCAGTTCCGCTGAATGGTGGGAAGATGTACAGGCTGCTTTTCAACTTCTAAAGGATAAAGGTTATGAGAAGATAGCTGTGGCAGGGTTGTCACTTGGTGGTGTGCTCGGTTTGAAGCTTGCGTATTCTTACCCTGTAAGAGGTGTTGTGACGATGTGTTCGCCAATGTTCTTCGATAATGAAACACAGCTCAACAAAGGCTTCAAATTATTTGCACGGCAATACAAGCAGTTTCAAGGAAAAGATAACCAAGCAATTGAAGAAGAATTAGCAGAATTAATGGAGGCGCCTGCAACTGCTGATATGTTTCAGCGTCTTGGAGCATTTATCACGGATGTCAGCAAACATGTTGATGAGATTTATGCACCGCTCTTCGTTGTTCAGGCAACCGAGGATCAGATGATTAATACAGATAGTGCGACCTATATTTATGACCAAGCAGAGTCCGATCAAAAAGAGATAAAGTGGTATGAGAACTCCGCCCACGTTATTACGATGGGAAAAGAAAAGGAACAGCTGCACGAAGATGTGTATCAGTTTCTCGAATCACTTGACTGGGAATAG
- a CDS encoding YjzC family protein, which yields MSNETREYRTGQGVPQTGVYTCQSGARVEIKANEVFPVCPTKGEETTWKQE from the coding sequence GTGAGTAATGAAACACGAGAATACCGAACCGGACAAGGTGTGCCGCAAACAGGCGTTTATACTTGCCAGTCAGGCGCAAGAGTGGAAATAAAAGCAAATGAAGTATTTCCTGTTTGCCCAACAAAAGGCGAGGAAACAACTTGGAAACAAGAATAG
- the pfkB gene encoding 1-phosphofructokinase yields the protein MNYTCTLNPSIDYIMHVDTFRAGDLNRATNTAYFAGGKGINVSRLLNRLDVETTALGYLGGFTGTFIRETLESAGINHQFIEINEPTRVNVKLKSGEESEINGPGPSITTEQLALLLEQIRSLGTDDALVAAGNAPSSVPADIYARMADICEKNGTRFIADTSSAALQDLIGKRMFLVKPNHHELGELFNTTISSIEDIVSYARKLHETGIENVIVSMGGEGAIFVNQYHAWKAETPQGTVKNSVGAGDSMVAGFLAAFEKTNNYEQAFTYAVAAGSATAFSDDLGERQDIENLVSQVKLTSI from the coding sequence ATGAATTACACATGTACGCTCAATCCATCCATCGACTACATTATGCATGTTGATACGTTTCGAGCAGGTGATTTAAACCGGGCTACGAATACAGCATATTTCGCAGGCGGTAAAGGCATTAATGTCTCTCGCTTGCTCAATCGATTGGATGTAGAAACAACAGCTTTAGGATATCTTGGCGGCTTTACCGGTACCTTTATTCGCGAAACACTGGAAAGTGCCGGTATCAACCATCAGTTTATTGAAATAAACGAACCAACCCGCGTCAATGTAAAACTCAAATCAGGAGAAGAATCGGAAATTAATGGACCAGGCCCTTCAATTACGACAGAACAGCTGGCTCTGCTGCTTGAACAGATCAGAAGTCTCGGAACAGACGATGCGCTTGTAGCCGCAGGAAATGCGCCAAGTTCTGTACCAGCAGATATTTATGCAAGAATGGCTGACATTTGCGAAAAGAACGGCACACGTTTTATCGCCGATACGTCGAGTGCAGCACTGCAAGACTTGATTGGCAAGCGCATGTTTCTTGTTAAGCCGAATCACCACGAGTTAGGTGAACTGTTCAATACAACCATTTCTTCGATTGAAGATATTGTCAGCTATGCAAGAAAGCTTCATGAAACAGGCATCGAAAACGTCATCGTCTCCATGGGCGGTGAAGGAGCAATCTTCGTGAACCAGTATCATGCTTGGAAAGCAGAGACGCCACAAGGCACTGTAAAAAACTCTGTCGGTGCAGGCGATAGTATGGTAGCAGGATTTTTAGCAGCTTTTGAAAAGACAAATAATTACGAGCAAGCCTTCACATATGCAGTTGCTGCAGGAAGTGCTACAGCATTCAGTGATGATCTTGGCGAACGGCAAGATATAGAGAACTTAGTCAGCCAAGTCAAACTCACATCTATCTAA
- the secG gene encoding preprotein translocase subunit SecG, whose product MQTALVVLLIIDAIALVALVLLQSGKSAGLSGAISGGAEQLFGKQKARGLDLFLHRATIITGVILFVLTFLLAYVLQ is encoded by the coding sequence ATGCAGACAGCTTTAGTAGTTCTATTAATAATCGATGCGATTGCGCTAGTCGCGCTAGTTCTTTTACAATCTGGTAAGAGTGCAGGTTTGTCCGGAGCGATTTCCGGCGGAGCTGAACAATTATTCGGAAAACAGAAAGCACGCGGCCTGGATTTATTCCTTCACCGTGCGACAATCATCACTGGAGTCATTCTATTTGTATTGACGTTCTTATTGGCGTACGTCCTACAATAA